Proteins from a genomic interval of Thunnus maccoyii chromosome 1, fThuMac1.1, whole genome shotgun sequence:
- the mfap1 gene encoding microfibrillar-associated protein 1 produces MSSREALNMKLPPIQSTAGAVPVRNEKGELSMEKVKVKRYVSGKRPDYAPMESSDEEEEDFQFVKKGKEMEPELEVEEEEVSDPRLKRLLNRVSEDVEERLARHRQIAEPEVVVESSEDSDEGTWHPEREESSEEEEEEEEEVDDEEIERRRAMMRQRAVERKNEEMELMELEEEGKSGEESESESEYEEYTDSEDEAEPRLKPVFIRKKDRITVAEREAEEQKQKELEAEAKRQAEERRRYTLKIVEEEAKKEFEENRRTLAALDALDTDGENEEEEYEAWKVRELKRIKRDREARETMEKEKAEIDRFHNLTEEERRAELRNNGKLITNKASKGKYKFLQKYYHRGAFFMDEEEDVYKRDFSAPTLEDHFNKTILPKVMQVKNFGRSGRTKYTHLVDQDTTSFDSAWAQESAQNSKFFKQKAAGVRDVFDRPTVKKRKT; encoded by the exons ATGTCTAGTCGCGAAGCCCTCAACATGAAGCTGCCACCGATCCAGTCCACGGCCGGAGCCGTTCCGGTCCGGAACGAGAAAG GTGAGCTCTCCATGGAGAAGGTGAAAGTGAAGCGATATGTGTCGGGTAAACGTCCCGACTACGCCCCGATGGAGTCGTcggatgaggaggaagaggacttCCAGTTTGTGAAGAAGGGAAAGGAGATGGAGCCAGAGCTGgaagtggaggaagaagaagtcTCTGACCCACGTCTCAAACGTTTGCTCAACCGCGTCTCTGAGGACGTAGAGGAGAG GCTTGCGAGACACAGACAGATCGCAGAGCCTGAAGTTGTGGTTGAGAGCAGCGAGGACTCTGACGAAGGAACGTGGCACCCAGAACGTGAAGAGAGTagcgaggaggaagaggaagaagaagaagaagtcgaTGATGAG GAAATCGAGAGGAGACGAGCGATGATGCGGCAGCGAGCCGTAGAGCGAAAGAACGAAGAGATGGAGCTcatggagctggaggaggaagggaagTCTGGGGAGGAGTCTGAGTCTGAGTCTGAATATGAAGAATACACAGACAGCGAGGACGAAGCAGAGCCGCGACTCAAACCCGTTTTCATCCGCAA GAAGGACAGAATAACGGTGGCGGAGCGCGAAGCAGAGGAGCAGAAGCAGAAAGAGCTGGAGGCGGAGGCCAAGAGGCAGGCGGAGGAGCGACGGCGCTACACCCTCAAGATCGTGGAGGAGGAGGCCAAGAAGGAGTTCGAGGAGAACCGGCGCACGCTGGCCGCTCTGGACGCTCTGGACACTGACGGAgagaatgaggaggaggagtatgAAGCCTGGAAAGTCCGCGAGCTGAAACGCATCAAGAGGGACAGAGAGGCCCGAGAAAC CATGGAGAAGGAGAAGGCTGAAATCGACAGATTCCACAACTTGACGGAGGAGGAGCGCCGGGCCGAGCTCCGCAACAACGGCAAACTCATCACCAACAAAGCCAGCAAAGGCAAATACAAGTTCCTCCAGAAGTATTACCACAGAGGAGCCTTCTTCATG gatgaagaggaggacgTCTATAAGAGAGACTTCAGCGCTCCGACTCTGGAGGATCACTTCAACAAAACCATCTTACCCAAAGTCATGCAG GTCAAAAACTTTGGGCGATCTGGACGCACCAAGTACACCCACCTGGTGGACCAGGACACCACGTCGTTCGACTCAGCCTGGGCTCAGGAGAGCGCTCAGAACAGCAAGTTCTTTAAGCAGAAGGCTGCAGGAGTGAGAGACGTGTTCGACCGGCCcacagtgaagaagaggaagacttAA
- the hypk gene encoding huntingtin-interacting protein K: MAAEGDVDLDLEADENCTGKPAEKPRKHDSGAADLERVTDYAEEKEISSSDLETAMSVIGDRRSREQKAKQEREKELAKVTIKKEDVELIMSEMEISRNVAERSLREHMGNVVEALVALTN; encoded by the exons ATGGCGGCAGAGGGAGACGTTGATTTGGACCTGGAAGCCGATGAAAACTGCACTGGAAAACCGGCAGAAAAACCTCGGAAACATGACAGCGGAGCCGCGGACCTGGAGAGGGTCACGGACTACGCGGAGGAGAAAGAAATATCCAGCTCTGATTTAGAGACG GCCATGTCAGTGATCGGAGACAGAAGGTCACGAGAACAGAAAGCCAAACAGGAAAG AGAAAAAGAGTTGGCCAAAGTCACCATCAAGAAAGAGGACGTTGAGCTAATT ATGTCAGAGATGGAGATTTCCAGGAACGTGGCGGAGCGCAGTCTGAGGGAACACATGGGGAACGTGGTGGAAGCTCTGGTGGCTCTGACCAACTGA